In Opitutus sp., one genomic interval encodes:
- a CDS encoding helix-turn-helix domain-containing protein, producing the protein MRRVEAARLMLGAGETAVKAVASHLGFRHAAQFTQWFKRHHGCPPVEFRRKGEA; encoded by the coding sequence TTGCGCCGGGTGGAAGCCGCCCGGTTGATGCTCGGCGCAGGCGAGACCGCCGTCAAAGCCGTGGCCTCGCACCTCGGTTTCCGCCACGCCGCGCAGTTCACCCAGTGGTTCAAACGTCACCACGGCTGCCCGCCAGTGGAGTTCCGTCGAAAGGGTGAAGCGTAA
- a CDS encoding sugar phosphate isomerase/epimerase, translated as MTKTMQPAPHALWPIYAFDNYFTNAARPYTSTERWDLLKAAGYRAGYVGVNRDNPASRATLLDAHAQSKRTGLSLAAIYCVLDLTNPQPEGHHSVAEIIEQLQPGDVLELGLTVGWKKKVSDPGVDDTAIAQLTPLLALAKTRNVVIALYHHLGFYLERIEDCVRLAEKINDPALGVVFCGYHWYAVDRTELTAKLRLAAPWLKRANLCGSRPSPNNDFAGALPATIECVGEGEFPLSEFVQALKAIDYRGPVGFQGYKIEGKPEENLGKSIQAFQKAL; from the coding sequence ATGACCAAAACCATGCAACCCGCTCCTCATGCCCTGTGGCCTATCTACGCCTTCGACAACTACTTCACCAACGCCGCCCGCCCTTACACGTCGACTGAGCGATGGGACTTGTTAAAAGCCGCCGGCTACCGCGCCGGTTATGTGGGGGTTAACCGGGATAACCCAGCTTCGAGGGCGACCTTGCTCGACGCTCATGCCCAGAGCAAACGCACCGGCTTGAGTCTCGCCGCCATCTATTGCGTGCTCGACCTGACCAACCCGCAGCCGGAGGGGCACCACTCGGTCGCAGAAATCATTGAGCAGCTCCAGCCCGGCGATGTTTTGGAACTCGGTCTGACCGTTGGTTGGAAAAAAAAGGTTTCCGATCCCGGTGTGGATGACACCGCCATCGCCCAGCTCACGCCGCTACTCGCGCTGGCCAAAACCCGCAATGTCGTCATCGCCCTCTACCACCACCTGGGGTTTTACCTCGAACGCATCGAAGACTGCGTCCGTCTCGCGGAAAAGATAAACGACCCTGCCCTCGGTGTCGTCTTTTGCGGTTACCACTGGTATGCGGTGGATCGCACTGAACTTACCGCCAAGCTCCGGCTCGCCGCTCCCTGGCTAAAGCGAGCCAATCTCTGCGGCTCCCGACCTTCGCCCAACAACGACTTCGCCGGGGCGCTCCCCGCCACCATCGAATGTGTGGGCGAGGGGGAGTTCCCGCTCTCAGAATTTGTGCAGGCGTTGAAGGCCATCGACTACAGAGGCCCCGTCGGTTTCCAAGGCTACAAGATTGAAGGCAAACCGGAGGAAAATCTGGGGAAATCGATTCAGGCGTTCCAGAAAGCACTTTGA
- a CDS encoding Gfo/Idh/MocA family oxidoreductase, whose translation MSKFNQNLEISSPPLRLGVIGTGRISQIVLPQLPAWQVVVAGLADVQVTAAHALAEKLGHGQVYESPAALLACPEIEAVYLATPPVTHRDLVKEALAAGKHVLCEKPWTLNAAEARALLETVQQFPALKVGCCSSRFCYSPATASAREVLRQGTLGKLIRVRLHATGGLPASIDHLPEWKRNAATAGGGLTVDWCVYELEWLRSVLGDAFAPLDVMANFGFWRREGTSLESSYYAVIRCAGGLEIVVSRQPEIGPRRHAIELRGETGGLDLPFAPDHPQRVARLFTLEADGKTLNSAERGEPTTDWGGILYGPLTDLADAIRNDTAPSATAEGQITVHAVLDAIYTSAREHRVVPVAL comes from the coding sequence ATGAGTAAATTTAACCAAAACCTCGAAATTTCATCCCCTCCCCTGCGCCTCGGTGTCATTGGCACCGGGCGGATTTCTCAGATCGTGCTTCCGCAATTGCCCGCCTGGCAGGTCGTCGTCGCTGGCTTGGCCGATGTCCAGGTGACCGCCGCCCATGCCTTGGCCGAAAAGTTGGGCCACGGACAGGTCTACGAAAGCCCCGCAGCCCTATTGGCTTGCCCCGAAATTGAAGCCGTTTACCTCGCGACCCCTCCTGTCACGCACCGTGATCTGGTCAAAGAGGCTTTGGCCGCAGGCAAGCATGTGCTCTGTGAAAAGCCCTGGACCTTAAACGCCGCCGAAGCCCGCGCTCTGCTCGAAACCGTCCAGCAGTTTCCCGCGCTGAAAGTGGGATGTTGTTCCTCCCGGTTTTGTTATTCCCCCGCCACCGCATCTGCACGCGAGGTCTTGCGCCAGGGCACCTTGGGTAAACTTATCCGCGTGCGCCTTCACGCCACCGGCGGTCTGCCCGCATCCATCGACCATCTGCCGGAGTGGAAACGCAACGCCGCCACCGCCGGAGGAGGTCTCACCGTGGACTGGTGCGTTTATGAACTTGAGTGGCTGCGCAGCGTTTTGGGTGATGCCTTTGCGCCGCTGGATGTCATGGCCAACTTTGGTTTTTGGCGCCGGGAAGGCACCAGTTTGGAAAGCAGTTATTACGCCGTCATCCGCTGCGCCGGGGGGCTTGAGATCGTCGTAAGTCGGCAGCCCGAAATCGGTCCTCGCCGTCATGCCATCGAACTCCGGGGCGAGACGGGCGGCCTCGACCTCCCCTTTGCGCCCGATCACCCCCAGCGCGTCGCCCGACTGTTTACGTTGGAGGCGGACGGCAAAACCTTAAACAGCGCCGAACGGGGCGAGCCGACGACGGATTGGGGCGGCATTCTTTACGGGCCGCTCACCGATCTGGCCGACGCCATCCGCAACGATACCGCCCCCTCCGCCACGGCTGAAGGCCAGATCACAGTCCATGCCGTGCTTGACGCCATTTACACCTCCGCCCGCGAACACCGGGTCGTCCCGGTCGCCCTCTAA
- a CDS encoding helix-turn-helix transcriptional regulator, with amino-acid sequence MDTPFQFLHFNHLPTCRAWIDKRFEGVYALNYAHGGRIHWSVNGEPLREFTAPVAWWTWPGQYFTYGWKDEPGWDHRYVTLRGPWVEALLELGWFPSRAATAISGITNPAVFCRKMDALLTALEGSREDDAWILLLELLKTLREEQSASPQGDVSAGRLRALLAEIREQPGAAWAEADAAQTCGFSAPHFRRLFRAEAGLPFWQFCRQERMALAASLLRRGELPIKEIAERCGIEDVYYFSRTFRQSFGLPPARFRAKTRLANEAKK; translated from the coding sequence ATGGACACCCCCTTCCAATTCTTGCATTTCAACCATCTTCCAACCTGCCGGGCTTGGATCGATAAGCGTTTCGAGGGCGTTTATGCGCTGAACTATGCCCATGGCGGGCGCATCCACTGGTCGGTCAACGGCGAGCCGCTACGAGAGTTCACCGCGCCGGTGGCCTGGTGGACTTGGCCGGGGCAATATTTTACCTACGGCTGGAAGGATGAGCCGGGCTGGGATCACCGCTATGTGACCTTGCGCGGCCCATGGGTGGAGGCGCTGCTCGAACTCGGGTGGTTCCCCAGCCGGGCGGCTACGGCGATCAGCGGCATCACCAACCCGGCGGTCTTTTGCCGCAAAATGGATGCCCTGCTCACAGCGTTGGAAGGGAGTCGCGAGGATGATGCTTGGATCTTGCTTTTGGAACTCCTGAAAACGCTGCGCGAGGAGCAATCGGCTTCACCCCAGGGCGACGTTTCAGCGGGCCGCCTCCGGGCACTGCTCGCGGAGATTCGAGAGCAGCCGGGCGCTGCTTGGGCCGAGGCTGACGCGGCTCAAACCTGTGGGTTTTCCGCGCCCCATTTTCGGCGCTTGTTTCGCGCCGAGGCGGGCCTGCCTTTCTGGCAGTTTTGCCGCCAAGAACGGATGGCGCTGGCGGCCTCGCTCCTGCGGCGGGGTGAACTCCCGATCAAAGAAATCGCGGAGCGCTGCGGCATCGAGGACGTTTATTACTTTTCGCGCACCTTCCGGCAAAGCTTTGGGCTCCCCCCGGCACGTTTCCGCGCCAAGACCCGGCTGGCGAACGAGGCGAAGAAGTGA
- a CDS encoding right-handed parallel beta-helix repeat-containing protein: protein MAHRLPGTWKLGTYLGPDVLQPGEFGVSEFGPGVKIKGAEYDGHPDPNTLWVRLPQGQTLAGASIEVPHYLGTTVFRNMGRIWLKNLVMEKFRGSGLNATAGPADNTGTRFYNEDHLYESLWAQDNGNGSILAAQQFFTLRDCRFDRSWRGDGRFHGTQGLSMSWVRHGVVERTRFNDNAAKGFWFAGNNLRFSDCEWLRNKGKGFWMDHYAEHVRFERCKINDNHDRGATFEIARGPVSLIECEIRNNASNGLWFATSSGVVIDRCRIINNAQQAPGPLPAENLRANNYWWHGRAAGQIVVSTNPREAHLGLVMNRANLPIAYPYSLNYTIRNSVIAGRTPGTSLISQYWHTEPRSQMPAYVDWYKTQLTASGNTYWHATNPTPFHLDAELDPAKQNNADLAGCQQASGQDRDSIWKEPAPSR from the coding sequence ATGGCTCATCGCCTGCCAGGCACCTGGAAACTCGGCACCTACCTCGGACCTGACGTGCTCCAACCCGGCGAGTTCGGCGTCTCCGAATTTGGCCCCGGCGTGAAGATCAAAGGCGCGGAGTATGACGGGCACCCCGATCCCAACACCCTCTGGGTGCGCCTGCCCCAGGGACAAACTCTCGCCGGGGCGAGCATCGAAGTGCCGCACTACCTCGGGACGACGGTCTTTCGCAACATGGGCCGCATCTGGCTCAAAAACCTCGTTATGGAGAAATTCCGTGGTTCCGGCCTCAACGCCACCGCCGGACCAGCCGACAACACCGGCACCCGCTTCTACAACGAGGATCATCTCTACGAATCCCTCTGGGCTCAGGACAATGGCAACGGTTCCATTTTGGCCGCGCAGCAGTTCTTCACCCTGCGCGACTGCCGGTTTGACCGAAGCTGGCGCGGCGATGGGCGCTTTCATGGCACCCAAGGTTTAAGTATGTCCTGGGTGCGCCACGGAGTGGTGGAGCGGACCCGTTTCAACGACAACGCCGCCAAAGGATTCTGGTTCGCCGGTAACAACCTGCGCTTCAGCGATTGCGAATGGCTACGCAATAAAGGAAAAGGTTTTTGGATGGATCACTACGCCGAGCATGTCCGCTTCGAACGTTGTAAGATCAACGACAACCATGATCGCGGAGCGACCTTCGAGATCGCGCGCGGACCGGTGAGCCTGATCGAGTGCGAGATCAGAAATAATGCCAGCAATGGCCTCTGGTTCGCCACCAGCAGCGGGGTGGTGATCGACCGTTGCCGGATCATCAACAACGCCCAACAAGCCCCAGGCCCGTTGCCAGCGGAAAACCTGCGCGCGAATAACTACTGGTGGCACGGACGCGCCGCCGGCCAAATCGTGGTGTCCACCAACCCCCGCGAGGCGCACCTCGGGCTTGTAATGAACCGGGCCAATCTCCCCATCGCCTACCCCTACTCCCTGAACTACACGATCCGCAACAGCGTCATCGCGGGCCGCACGCCGGGCACGAGCCTCATCAGCCAATACTGGCACACGGAGCCCCGCAGCCAGATGCCCGCCTATGTGGACTGGTATAAAACCCAGCTCACCGCCAGCGGTAACACCTACTGGCACGCCACCAACCCCACGCCCTTCCACCTCGACGCCGAGCTGGACCCCGCCAAACAGAACAACGCCGACCTCGCCGGCTGTCAGCAAGCCAGCGGGCAGGATCGTGATTCGATATGGAAAGAGCCTGCGCCGAGCCGGTGA
- a CDS encoding DUF1565 domain-containing protein yields the protein MWAILDQNHPASADTNPGTKQRPLKTFKAALEKAQALLRKGTPARIRIAPGTYREGRMDSAGKSYPLFDGIADPALRKAPLAIIGDEPGKVIFSGAKADEWAPSTWGPSDDTFYPPEDAIA from the coding sequence TTGTGGGCCATCCTCGATCAAAACCATCCTGCCAGCGCCGACACCAATCCCGGCACGAAACAACGCCCGCTGAAAACCTTCAAAGCCGCTTTGGAAAAAGCCCAGGCACTGCTGCGTAAGGGCACCCCCGCCCGCATCCGCATCGCCCCCGGCACCTATCGCGAGGGGCGCATGGATTCCGCCGGCAAAAGTTACCCCCTGTTTGACGGCATCGCAGACCCCGCCCTGCGCAAAGCCCCGCTGGCCATCATCGGTGATGAACCCGGCAAGGTCATCTTCTCCGGCGCCAAGGCCGACGAATGGGCGCCCTCCACTTGGGGACCTTCCGACGACACCTTTTATCCGCCCGAGGACGCCATTGCTTAG
- a CDS encoding IS4 family transposase, translated as MRNNTLFLPGFSHRLMGSRGRTQALHLGEESLDGLAKVITRFIPQRWFTGEGKRQRVYTPFVTFCAFLGQVLQRDASCREAVRRVQAWCHALDLPEPDDSTSGYCQARLRLSLKCLSKVHESLVQKLSRRVGEADLWRGRCVKVIDGCGISMPDTDANRQVYPYAGGQKPGCGFPTGKLVGLFSLSGGHLIRFVQASWKTHELKLARQLVGWLRPREVLLGDRGFCGWGFIALLKTKGVDVVLRLHQCRPSGHGRTCWRRPQRLAGWTEEFWATLPEQIEVRLVTFQVANAGFRTRTVTLATTLLDETAYPDEALIALYRRRWEVENDFRDLKATLGLDVLRTRTPEMIEREVLMQAIAYNLVCAILQDSARTNGVPLDRLSFKGTLSALRHWAPLLMKASPRRQRIIYESILLTLAADLVPLRPDRSEPRAVKRRPKVYQLLTKPRRQMVVSASRDLKK; from the coding sequence ATGCGCAACAACACTTTGTTTTTACCGGGGTTTTCGCACCGTTTGATGGGAAGTCGGGGGCGCACCCAAGCCCTGCACCTTGGAGAGGAGTCGCTTGACGGACTGGCCAAGGTGATCACTCGGTTCATCCCGCAGCGGTGGTTTACAGGCGAGGGCAAGCGGCAAAGAGTCTATACCCCCTTTGTGACGTTTTGCGCGTTTTTGGGGCAGGTCTTGCAACGTGATGCGAGTTGCCGTGAGGCGGTGCGACGTGTGCAGGCATGGTGCCATGCGCTTGATCTGCCCGAACCCGACGACAGCACCTCGGGATATTGCCAGGCGCGTTTGCGCCTGAGCCTGAAGTGCCTGAGTAAGGTGCATGAATCGCTGGTGCAAAAGCTGTCGCGCCGGGTCGGCGAGGCGGATTTGTGGCGGGGTCGCTGCGTGAAGGTGATCGACGGCTGCGGCATCTCGATGCCCGACACCGATGCGAATCGTCAGGTCTATCCGTATGCGGGAGGACAAAAACCGGGCTGTGGTTTTCCGACTGGCAAGTTGGTGGGGTTGTTTTCCCTGTCCGGCGGTCACTTGATCCGTTTTGTGCAGGCTTCGTGGAAAACCCATGAGCTGAAGTTGGCCCGGCAGTTGGTCGGTTGGTTGCGGCCCCGCGAGGTCTTGCTCGGCGACCGGGGCTTTTGCGGTTGGGGGTTCATCGCTTTGCTCAAAACCAAGGGCGTTGATGTGGTCCTGCGCCTGCACCAATGCCGGCCCAGTGGCCACGGGCGCACCTGCTGGCGTCGGCCTCAACGACTCGCGGGCTGGACAGAGGAGTTTTGGGCGACTTTACCTGAGCAAATCGAGGTCAGGTTGGTGACCTTCCAGGTGGCCAATGCCGGCTTCCGCACCCGCACGGTCACGCTGGCCACCACGCTTCTGGATGAAACGGCATATCCAGACGAAGCGTTGATCGCTTTGTATCGCCGCCGCTGGGAGGTCGAGAACGACTTCCGTGATCTGAAAGCTACCCTCGGTCTGGATGTGCTGCGCACGCGCACCCCAGAGATGATCGAGCGCGAGGTGCTCATGCAGGCCATCGCCTATAATCTGGTCTGCGCGATCTTGCAGGACAGTGCCCGCACGAACGGCGTCCCGCTAGACCGGCTCTCGTTCAAAGGCACCCTGTCCGCTCTGCGACATTGGGCTCCTCTGCTCATGAAAGCCTCCCCGCGCCGTCAGCGCATCATCTATGAAAGCATCCTGCTCACCCTCGCCGCCGACTTGGTTCCGCTTCGCCCGGATCGCTCCGAACCCCGCGCCGTCAAACGCCGTCCCAAGGTTTATCAACTCCTCACCAAGCCCCGTCGACAGATGGTCGTCTCCGCTTCCCGCGACCTCAAAAAGTGA
- a CDS encoding transposase, with the protein MPRRVRMEQSGGLYHVINRGNYRRDLFETAGSAEAFLAALFEAADRCRWRVHGYVLMRNHFHLAIETLEPTLGEGMHWLQSTLATRFNRFRSESGHLFQGRYKAMPIEDASALARVVDYIHLNPVRAKVVLPEHLVGYRWSSLKNLLKGPRPRCLCAEVWLSARGGWADDTNGWSAYAEYLTSLAKDEETWAQAGLVGLAKGWIIGTAGWRKSLAKEHTQLRLQSAMAAQERKELREAAWQAGLEEALREIGKSEVELVTKPHKQAWKLALAVKLRDERGAGIAWLAQALRLGKPTTVRNYLHIWKKVKK; encoded by the coding sequence ATGCCAAGACGAGTGCGGATGGAGCAGTCTGGAGGGTTATATCACGTGATTAACCGAGGGAACTACCGTCGGGATCTGTTTGAGACGGCGGGTTCGGCCGAGGCTTTTTTGGCAGCGTTGTTTGAGGCGGCGGATAGGTGCCGGTGGCGAGTACACGGCTATGTGTTAATGAGGAACCACTTTCACTTAGCGATCGAGACGTTGGAACCGACCCTGGGAGAGGGCATGCACTGGTTGCAGAGCACGCTGGCGACAAGATTCAACCGCTTTCGCTCGGAGAGCGGGCACTTGTTTCAAGGCAGATATAAGGCGATGCCGATTGAAGATGCGTCGGCGTTGGCCCGAGTGGTTGATTATATTCATCTCAACCCGGTGAGGGCCAAGGTGGTTTTGCCGGAGCACCTGGTTGGATATCGGTGGAGTAGTTTAAAGAATTTGCTCAAGGGGCCACGGCCGAGGTGTTTGTGTGCGGAGGTCTGGCTGTCGGCCCGGGGCGGCTGGGCGGACGATACGAACGGGTGGAGCGCATATGCCGAGTATCTTACGAGTCTGGCCAAAGACGAAGAGACATGGGCGCAGGCAGGGCTTGTCGGACTGGCGAAAGGATGGATTATCGGGACCGCAGGGTGGAGAAAATCGCTCGCCAAAGAGCACACGCAACTGCGCCTGCAGTCGGCAATGGCGGCGCAGGAACGCAAGGAACTGCGGGAGGCGGCTTGGCAGGCCGGATTGGAAGAAGCGCTTCGAGAAATCGGTAAATCCGAGGTCGAATTGGTGACCAAGCCGCACAAACAGGCGTGGAAGCTAGCGCTTGCCGTGAAGCTGCGGGATGAACGGGGCGCAGGGATAGCCTGGCTTGCGCAGGCCCTTCGATTGGGAAAGCCAACGACCGTGCGCAATTATCTGCATATTTGGAAAAAGGTTAAAAAGTGA
- a CDS encoding IS110 family transposase — translation MKTLTEDKPAYAGIDISKDTLDVAVAGQKPAQYANTVAGITALIKALKSLPRSARVICEPSGGYERGLLEELWAASIEVSLVNAARVRAFARAQGLLAKTDKIDATVLRHFGELLNPEIIEAPAPERQQLADLVQRREQLVNILLMEEQRLTQARHKQVCKLCERLIKELRAQIKQIEDLIENQIDEDPTLKQQSERMQEVKGIGKVTASTLLAEMPELGTLSRNEVGALAGLAPYNRDSGQLRGRRTIRGGRVRVRRVLYMAATVAARFNPILKGTPKISI, via the coding sequence ATGAAAACATTAACCGAAGACAAGCCGGCTTACGCTGGAATAGACATCAGTAAAGACACATTGGATGTAGCGGTGGCTGGCCAAAAACCGGCTCAATACGCCAATACAGTGGCAGGCATAACCGCATTGATAAAAGCACTCAAATCGCTACCCAGGTCAGCGCGCGTGATCTGTGAGCCAAGCGGGGGATACGAGCGCGGATTGCTGGAAGAATTGTGGGCAGCGAGCATAGAAGTAAGCCTAGTAAACGCGGCTAGGGTACGCGCCTTTGCGCGTGCACAAGGCCTCTTAGCAAAGACCGATAAAATCGACGCAACCGTGCTGCGCCACTTTGGTGAACTCCTTAATCCCGAGATAATTGAAGCTCCTGCTCCGGAGCGGCAACAGCTCGCCGATTTAGTCCAAAGAAGAGAGCAGCTGGTAAATATACTGCTCATGGAGGAACAGCGTTTGACGCAAGCGCGCCACAAGCAGGTGTGCAAGTTGTGCGAACGATTGATCAAAGAACTTAGGGCCCAGATTAAGCAGATCGAGGATTTGATAGAGAATCAAATCGATGAAGATCCGACCCTCAAGCAGCAGAGCGAACGTATGCAAGAGGTGAAAGGCATCGGCAAAGTGACTGCATCGACCTTGCTAGCTGAGATGCCCGAATTGGGAACGCTCAGCCGCAATGAAGTGGGAGCGCTTGCGGGGCTGGCTCCGTATAATCGCGACAGCGGCCAACTGCGTGGTCGTCGAACCATACGCGGCGGCCGCGTTCGCGTTCGGCGAGTATTATATATGGCCGCAACTGTAGCTGCTCGATTCAACCCCATCCTTAAGGGGACTCCTAAAATTAGCATCTAA
- a CDS encoding transposase: protein MSNNQYTFFGDHAALESLTQHGDRLVELDRHIQWPRLVAVVEKIWRAGADKKASCGPKPWATEVMLRILVLKRLYNLSDEQVEYQLRDRLSFLRFVQLGLGDSVPDSRTIWLYADQLARASSKSLSQRAYSRPGRPLGAQTALNGLGLRVHEGAAA, encoded by the coding sequence ATGAGCAATAATCAATACACGTTCTTTGGTGATCATGCGGCGCTGGAGTCATTGACGCAGCACGGAGACCGCTTGGTGGAGCTGGATCGTCATATCCAATGGCCGCGGTTGGTGGCTGTGGTTGAAAAGATTTGGCGCGCGGGTGCCGACAAGAAGGCGTCCTGCGGTCCAAAGCCATGGGCGACGGAAGTGATGCTGCGGATTTTGGTGCTCAAGCGGCTGTATAATCTTTCCGACGAGCAGGTGGAGTATCAACTGCGGGACCGACTGTCGTTCCTTCGCTTCGTGCAACTTGGGCTGGGCGACTCGGTGCCGGACAGCAGGACAATCTGGTTGTATGCCGATCAGTTGGCTAGAGCCTCCTCGAAAAGCCTTTCGCAACGGGCGTATTCCCGCCCCGGCCGGCCACTGGGGGCGCAAACAGCCCTGAACGGACTCGGTTTACGTGTTCACGAAGGGGCGGCGGCCTAA